A single region of the Lagopus muta isolate bLagMut1 chromosome 24, bLagMut1 primary, whole genome shotgun sequence genome encodes:
- the SLC26A8 gene encoding testis anion transporter 1 isoform X3, which produces MELDNDTVRTRQQPAFYRVQREMWTEEHVQAFLERNLPSTFGGEPQIAEKKTQLRCRFSWESFKKIIYKRFPILSWLFSYQFREWILKDLHAGLNVGLVQVPQDFCFLGLLGVWLAGLPLPTINGFLSAFCCSVLYVVFGSSHHISIGSFSILNLVVKNILKSLDLNKTLSFNSSLVNFSDPTLLKGYVETLALTASVTFMTGIIQLLLGCFCLKSVTAYLPKALIDAYLSAAALLVIVSQFTFIFDIVLDIHKGSRDIFYNAFYYFLALPKSNATSILLFLLSMAMLQISKAIRITYLHSPVAFPMELLLIITATIIANCIHLHAESSSAVLSMIPQRFLPPTLPDLSNLSKIILHAFSLAIVSCFLLVFIGEKYALLHNYSISSSQELIAVGLCNICSSFFRSFAVSCAISGTVIQEKAGGRTQIAALMGASIMLVIALKLGHFFQMIPNSVLAAIVVFNMLPFLEKLLDIPTLWRKDKYHLAIWLGTFAAVLCLGLDIGLLIALAIAFFIISIRTHRMKMVELGQIPNTNIYRSLSICRAAMEIDGVKIFQCCSSISFANMNSFKNYLLHKMDMKTVPLNPNEIRALVSANLSDISVESKDFKCSCVCDPPLPPPRIPYTEKLVKSYHVDSNSTSSSVNLVRWSEYGVRQNCGMLLLGAANAQSASPGIKTQLQAGKNEDEGKQAGVSPSSAVGNTSAQLDQEEQPVHLPSPVHTIILDFSMVQFVDLQGSDLLRQIFHMFFNIGITVLIAGCHSSVIAAFEKNEFFDSCVTKEMFFLTLHDALLAALARHQKPDEIELTAEEHAEKLQAEDEMEINLLMEKNGGFFSARKPNSKLLREEPISDNSYSAQNAAESSSHLQFETLSLQLNF; this is translated from the exons atggaaCTAGACAATGATACAGTCCGTACCAGGCAGCAACCGGCATTTTACAGAGTCCAAAGAGAAATGTGGACTGAGGAACACGTACAAGCATTCTTGGAAAGAAACCTACCTTCCACCTTTGGTGGAGAGCCACAAATCGCTGAAAAGAAGACACAGCTACGTTGCAG GTTCTCCTGGGAAAGTTTCAAAAAGATTATATACAAGAGGTTCCCTATCCTGAGTTGGCTTTTTTCCTATCAGTTCAGAGAGTGGATCTTGAAGGACCTCCATGCAGGCCTAAATGTTGGGTTGGTTCAGGTTCCTCAAG ATTTTTGCTTTCTAGGGCTGTTAGGAGTTTGGCTGGCTGGCTTACCTCTACCAACAATCAATGGCTTCCTTTCTGcattctgctgctcagtgctgtacGTTGTATTTGGAAGTTCACATCACATCTCAATTG GCTCATTCAGCATCCTAAATCTAGTGGTGAAAAATATTCTCAAGTCCCTTGATCTCAACAAAACGTTGTCCTTTAACAGTTCACTGGTCAATTTTTCAGACCCTACACTTTTGAAAGGTTACGTGGAGACCTTGGCACTCACTGCGTCAGTGACATTTATGACTGGCATAATTCAG TTACTGCTAGGCTGCTTCTGCCTGAAGTCTGTAACAGCATACTTGCCAAAGGCTCTCATTGATGCTTacctctctgcagcagcattgcTTGTCATTGTATCACAGTTCACTTTTATCTTTGACATTGTGCTTGACATCCATAAGGGCTCTCGAGACATTTTTTAT AATGCGTTCTATTATTTCCTGGCTCTCCCAAAGTCTAATGCCACCAGCATACTGCTATTTTTGCTTAGCATGGCCATGCTACAAATCAGTAAAGCTATCCGGATAACTTATCTTCATAGTCCTGTTGCATTTCCAATGGAGCTTCTCTTG atcATCACAGCTACCATTATTGCCAATTGTATTCATCTTCACGCTGAATctagcagtgctgtgctcagtatGATTCCTCAGAG GTTTCTACCTCCTACACTGCCAGATTTATCAAACCTGAGCAAGATCATCTTGCATGCTTTCTCCCTTGCTATTGTAAGCTGcttccttcttgttttcattgGAGAGAAGTATGCTTTGCTTCATAACTACAGCATTTCCAGCAGTCAG GAACTAATAGCTGTGGGGCTTTGCAATATTTGCAGTTCGTTTTTCAGAAGCTTTGCTGTCAGCTGTGCTATTTCTGGAACTGTCATCCAAGAGAAGGCGGGTGGAAGAACCCAG ATAGCAGCACTGATGGGAGCATCTATAATGCTGGTGATTGCATTGAAACTAGGACACTTTTTCCAGATGATACCTAAT AGCGTGCTGGCTGCTATTGTAGTATTTAACATGCTACCTTTTCTTGAAAAACTTCTGGACATTCCTACCCTGTGGAGAAAGGATAAGTATCATTTA GCTATTTGGCTTGGAActtttgctgcagtgctttgtctTGGTCTTGATATTGGTTTACTGATCGCCCTGGCAATTGCATTCTTCATAATCAGCATCAGGACACACAG AATGAAGATGGTGGAGCTGGGACAGATTCCAAACACGAATATTTATAGAAGTTTATCCATCTGCAGAGCC GCAATGGAGATTGATGGTGTCAAAATCTTTCAGTGctgttcttccatttcttttgcaaatatGAATAGCTTCAAAAATTACTTGTTACACAAG atggACATGAAAACAGTGCCTCTAAATCCAAATGAAATTAGAGCCTTAGTTTCAGCTAATCTGTCTGACATTTCAGTGGAAAGCAAAGATTTTAAATGCTCTTGTGTCTGTGATCCACCCTTACCACCACCTCGG ATACCATATACAGAGAAACTGGTGAAGTCATATCATGTAGACAGTAATTCCACGTCATCTTCAGTTAACTTGGTACGTTGGTCAGAGTACGGAGTTAGACAGAACTGTGGGATGCTCTTGCTGGGAGCAGCTAATGCGCAGTCTGCGTCTCCAGGCATTAAAACACAACTTCAGGCTGGAAAAAATGAGGACGAAGGGAAACAAGCTGGTGTTTCACCGAGCTCTGCAGTAGGTAATACCTCAGCACAATTAGATCAGGAAGAACAGCCAGTACATTTGCCAAGTCCGGTTCACACCATTATTTTGGACTTCAGTATGGTCCAGTTTGTGGATTTGCAAGGTTCAGACTTACTACGACAG ATCTTCCATATGTTTTTCAATATCGGCATTACAGTCCTTATAGCTGGCTGCCATT CCTCTGTGATAGCAGCCTTTGAGAAGAACGAGTTCTTTGACAGCTGTGTCACCAAAGAAATGTTCTTTCTAACTCTTCACgatgctctgctggctgctttggCGAGGCATCAAAAGCCAGATGAGATAGAACTTACTGCAGAAGAGCATGCTGAAAAGCTACAAGCTGAAGATGAGATG gaaataaatttGCTTATGGAGAAGAATGGAGGCTTCTTCTCTGCAAGGAAGCCTAACAGCAAACTCCTGCGTGAAGAGCCAATATCAGATAACTCATACTCAGCCCAGAATGCAGCAGAGTCAAGCTCTCACCTGCAGTTTGAAACTCTGTCCCTTCAACTGAATTTCTAG
- the SLC26A8 gene encoding testis anion transporter 1 isoform X6 — MAYKVFAIHLKGMQRHRGACMGLVLCTSWICRRQSRFRVFSACRDLRVAMWLLFLQSMRSCKRAADMVVMKNFTHSLSYLILFRFSWESFKKIIYKRFPILSWLFSYQFREWILKDLHAGLNVGLVQVPQDFCFLGLLGVWLAGLPLPTINGFLSAFCCSVLYVVFGSSHHISIGSFSILNLVVKNILKSLDLNKTLSFNSSLVNFSDPTLLKGYVETLALTASVTFMTGIIQNAFYYFLALPKSNATSILLFLLSMAMLQISKAIRITYLHSPVAFPMELLLIITATIIANCIHLHAESSSAVLSMIPQRFLPPTLPDLSNLSKIILHAFSLAIVSCFLLVFIGEKYALLHNYSISSSQELIAVGLCNICSSFFRSFAVSCAISGTVIQEKAGGRTQIAALMGASIMLVIALKLGHFFQMIPNSVLAAIVVFNMLPFLEKLLDIPTLWRKDKYHLAIWLGTFAAVLCLGLDIGLLIALAIAFFIISIRTHRMKMVELGQIPNTNIYRSLSICRAAMEIDGVKIFQCCSSISFANMNSFKNYLLHKMDMKTVPLNPNEIRALVSANLSDISVESKDFKCSCVCDPPLPPPRIPYTEKLVKSYHVDSNSTSSSVNLVRWSEYGVRQNCGMLLLGAANAQSASPGIKTQLQAGKNEDEGKQAGVSPSSAVGNTSAQLDQEEQPVHLPSPVHTIILDFSMVQFVDLQGSDLLRQIFHMFFNIGITVLIAGCHSSVIAAFEKNEFFDSCVTKEMFFLTLHDALLAALARHQKPDEIELTAEEHAEKLQAEDEMEINLLMEKNGGFFSARKPNSKLLREEPISDNSYSAQNAAESSSHLQFETLSLQLNF, encoded by the exons ATGGCATACAAAGTATTCGCGATTCATCTGAAAGGAATGCAAAGGCACAGGGGTGCCTGTATGGGACTCGTGTTGTGCACCAGCTGGATCTGCAGAAGGCAAAGCAGGTTCAGAGTATTCAGTGCCTGCAGAGATCTGAGAGTAGCAATGTGGCTTCTATTCCTGCAGAGTATGAGGTCATGCAAGAGGGCTGCAGACATGGTTGTCATGAAGAACTTTACACACAGCTTATCTTATCTGATTCTTTTCAGGTTCTCCTGGGAAAGTTTCAAAAAGATTATATACAAGAGGTTCCCTATCCTGAGTTGGCTTTTTTCCTATCAGTTCAGAGAGTGGATCTTGAAGGACCTCCATGCAGGCCTAAATGTTGGGTTGGTTCAGGTTCCTCAAG ATTTTTGCTTTCTAGGGCTGTTAGGAGTTTGGCTGGCTGGCTTACCTCTACCAACAATCAATGGCTTCCTTTCTGcattctgctgctcagtgctgtacGTTGTATTTGGAAGTTCACATCACATCTCAATTG GCTCATTCAGCATCCTAAATCTAGTGGTGAAAAATATTCTCAAGTCCCTTGATCTCAACAAAACGTTGTCCTTTAACAGTTCACTGGTCAATTTTTCAGACCCTACACTTTTGAAAGGTTACGTGGAGACCTTGGCACTCACTGCGTCAGTGACATTTATGACTGGCATAATTCAG AATGCGTTCTATTATTTCCTGGCTCTCCCAAAGTCTAATGCCACCAGCATACTGCTATTTTTGCTTAGCATGGCCATGCTACAAATCAGTAAAGCTATCCGGATAACTTATCTTCATAGTCCTGTTGCATTTCCAATGGAGCTTCTCTTG atcATCACAGCTACCATTATTGCCAATTGTATTCATCTTCACGCTGAATctagcagtgctgtgctcagtatGATTCCTCAGAG GTTTCTACCTCCTACACTGCCAGATTTATCAAACCTGAGCAAGATCATCTTGCATGCTTTCTCCCTTGCTATTGTAAGCTGcttccttcttgttttcattgGAGAGAAGTATGCTTTGCTTCATAACTACAGCATTTCCAGCAGTCAG GAACTAATAGCTGTGGGGCTTTGCAATATTTGCAGTTCGTTTTTCAGAAGCTTTGCTGTCAGCTGTGCTATTTCTGGAACTGTCATCCAAGAGAAGGCGGGTGGAAGAACCCAG ATAGCAGCACTGATGGGAGCATCTATAATGCTGGTGATTGCATTGAAACTAGGACACTTTTTCCAGATGATACCTAAT AGCGTGCTGGCTGCTATTGTAGTATTTAACATGCTACCTTTTCTTGAAAAACTTCTGGACATTCCTACCCTGTGGAGAAAGGATAAGTATCATTTA GCTATTTGGCTTGGAActtttgctgcagtgctttgtctTGGTCTTGATATTGGTTTACTGATCGCCCTGGCAATTGCATTCTTCATAATCAGCATCAGGACACACAG AATGAAGATGGTGGAGCTGGGACAGATTCCAAACACGAATATTTATAGAAGTTTATCCATCTGCAGAGCC GCAATGGAGATTGATGGTGTCAAAATCTTTCAGTGctgttcttccatttcttttgcaaatatGAATAGCTTCAAAAATTACTTGTTACACAAG atggACATGAAAACAGTGCCTCTAAATCCAAATGAAATTAGAGCCTTAGTTTCAGCTAATCTGTCTGACATTTCAGTGGAAAGCAAAGATTTTAAATGCTCTTGTGTCTGTGATCCACCCTTACCACCACCTCGG ATACCATATACAGAGAAACTGGTGAAGTCATATCATGTAGACAGTAATTCCACGTCATCTTCAGTTAACTTGGTACGTTGGTCAGAGTACGGAGTTAGACAGAACTGTGGGATGCTCTTGCTGGGAGCAGCTAATGCGCAGTCTGCGTCTCCAGGCATTAAAACACAACTTCAGGCTGGAAAAAATGAGGACGAAGGGAAACAAGCTGGTGTTTCACCGAGCTCTGCAGTAGGTAATACCTCAGCACAATTAGATCAGGAAGAACAGCCAGTACATTTGCCAAGTCCGGTTCACACCATTATTTTGGACTTCAGTATGGTCCAGTTTGTGGATTTGCAAGGTTCAGACTTACTACGACAG ATCTTCCATATGTTTTTCAATATCGGCATTACAGTCCTTATAGCTGGCTGCCATT CCTCTGTGATAGCAGCCTTTGAGAAGAACGAGTTCTTTGACAGCTGTGTCACCAAAGAAATGTTCTTTCTAACTCTTCACgatgctctgctggctgctttggCGAGGCATCAAAAGCCAGATGAGATAGAACTTACTGCAGAAGAGCATGCTGAAAAGCTACAAGCTGAAGATGAGATG gaaataaatttGCTTATGGAGAAGAATGGAGGCTTCTTCTCTGCAAGGAAGCCTAACAGCAAACTCCTGCGTGAAGAGCCAATATCAGATAACTCATACTCAGCCCAGAATGCAGCAGAGTCAAGCTCTCACCTGCAGTTTGAAACTCTGTCCCTTCAACTGAATTTCTAG
- the SLC26A8 gene encoding testis anion transporter 1 isoform X7, with the protein MAYKVFAIHLKGMQRHRGACMGLVLCTSWICRRQSRFRVFSACRDLRVAMWLLFLQSMRSCKRAADMVVMKNFTHSLSYLILFRFSWESFKKIIYKRFPILSWLFSYQFREWILKDLHAGLNVGLVQVPQDFCFLGLLGVWLAGLPLPTINGFLSAFCCSVLYVVFGSSHHISIGSFSILNLVVKNILKSLDLNKTLSFNSSLVNFSDPTLLKGYVETLALTASVTFMTGIIQLLLGCFCLKSVTAYLPKALIDAYLSAAALLVIVSQFTFIFDIVLDIHKGSRDIFYNAFYYFLALPKSNATSILLFLLSMAMLQISKAIRITYLHSPVAFPMELLLELIAVGLCNICSSFFRSFAVSCAISGTVIQEKAGGRTQIAALMGASIMLVIALKLGHFFQMIPNSVLAAIVVFNMLPFLEKLLDIPTLWRKDKYHLAIWLGTFAAVLCLGLDIGLLIALAIAFFIISIRTHRMKMVELGQIPNTNIYRSLSICRAAMEIDGVKIFQCCSSISFANMNSFKNYLLHKMDMKTVPLNPNEIRALVSANLSDISVESKDFKCSCVCDPPLPPPRIPYTEKLVKSYHVDSNSTSSSVNLVRWSEYGVRQNCGMLLLGAANAQSASPGIKTQLQAGKNEDEGKQAGVSPSSAVGNTSAQLDQEEQPVHLPSPVHTIILDFSMVQFVDLQGSDLLRQIFHMFFNIGITVLIAGCHSSVIAAFEKNEFFDSCVTKEMFFLTLHDALLAALARHQKPDEIELTAEEHAEKLQAEDEMEINLLMEKNGGFFSARKPNSKLLREEPISDNSYSAQNAAESSSHLQFETLSLQLNF; encoded by the exons ATGGCATACAAAGTATTCGCGATTCATCTGAAAGGAATGCAAAGGCACAGGGGTGCCTGTATGGGACTCGTGTTGTGCACCAGCTGGATCTGCAGAAGGCAAAGCAGGTTCAGAGTATTCAGTGCCTGCAGAGATCTGAGAGTAGCAATGTGGCTTCTATTCCTGCAGAGTATGAGGTCATGCAAGAGGGCTGCAGACATGGTTGTCATGAAGAACTTTACACACAGCTTATCTTATCTGATTCTTTTCAGGTTCTCCTGGGAAAGTTTCAAAAAGATTATATACAAGAGGTTCCCTATCCTGAGTTGGCTTTTTTCCTATCAGTTCAGAGAGTGGATCTTGAAGGACCTCCATGCAGGCCTAAATGTTGGGTTGGTTCAGGTTCCTCAAG ATTTTTGCTTTCTAGGGCTGTTAGGAGTTTGGCTGGCTGGCTTACCTCTACCAACAATCAATGGCTTCCTTTCTGcattctgctgctcagtgctgtacGTTGTATTTGGAAGTTCACATCACATCTCAATTG GCTCATTCAGCATCCTAAATCTAGTGGTGAAAAATATTCTCAAGTCCCTTGATCTCAACAAAACGTTGTCCTTTAACAGTTCACTGGTCAATTTTTCAGACCCTACACTTTTGAAAGGTTACGTGGAGACCTTGGCACTCACTGCGTCAGTGACATTTATGACTGGCATAATTCAG TTACTGCTAGGCTGCTTCTGCCTGAAGTCTGTAACAGCATACTTGCCAAAGGCTCTCATTGATGCTTacctctctgcagcagcattgcTTGTCATTGTATCACAGTTCACTTTTATCTTTGACATTGTGCTTGACATCCATAAGGGCTCTCGAGACATTTTTTAT AATGCGTTCTATTATTTCCTGGCTCTCCCAAAGTCTAATGCCACCAGCATACTGCTATTTTTGCTTAGCATGGCCATGCTACAAATCAGTAAAGCTATCCGGATAACTTATCTTCATAGTCCTGTTGCATTTCCAATGGAGCTTCTCTTG GAACTAATAGCTGTGGGGCTTTGCAATATTTGCAGTTCGTTTTTCAGAAGCTTTGCTGTCAGCTGTGCTATTTCTGGAACTGTCATCCAAGAGAAGGCGGGTGGAAGAACCCAG ATAGCAGCACTGATGGGAGCATCTATAATGCTGGTGATTGCATTGAAACTAGGACACTTTTTCCAGATGATACCTAAT AGCGTGCTGGCTGCTATTGTAGTATTTAACATGCTACCTTTTCTTGAAAAACTTCTGGACATTCCTACCCTGTGGAGAAAGGATAAGTATCATTTA GCTATTTGGCTTGGAActtttgctgcagtgctttgtctTGGTCTTGATATTGGTTTACTGATCGCCCTGGCAATTGCATTCTTCATAATCAGCATCAGGACACACAG AATGAAGATGGTGGAGCTGGGACAGATTCCAAACACGAATATTTATAGAAGTTTATCCATCTGCAGAGCC GCAATGGAGATTGATGGTGTCAAAATCTTTCAGTGctgttcttccatttcttttgcaaatatGAATAGCTTCAAAAATTACTTGTTACACAAG atggACATGAAAACAGTGCCTCTAAATCCAAATGAAATTAGAGCCTTAGTTTCAGCTAATCTGTCTGACATTTCAGTGGAAAGCAAAGATTTTAAATGCTCTTGTGTCTGTGATCCACCCTTACCACCACCTCGG ATACCATATACAGAGAAACTGGTGAAGTCATATCATGTAGACAGTAATTCCACGTCATCTTCAGTTAACTTGGTACGTTGGTCAGAGTACGGAGTTAGACAGAACTGTGGGATGCTCTTGCTGGGAGCAGCTAATGCGCAGTCTGCGTCTCCAGGCATTAAAACACAACTTCAGGCTGGAAAAAATGAGGACGAAGGGAAACAAGCTGGTGTTTCACCGAGCTCTGCAGTAGGTAATACCTCAGCACAATTAGATCAGGAAGAACAGCCAGTACATTTGCCAAGTCCGGTTCACACCATTATTTTGGACTTCAGTATGGTCCAGTTTGTGGATTTGCAAGGTTCAGACTTACTACGACAG ATCTTCCATATGTTTTTCAATATCGGCATTACAGTCCTTATAGCTGGCTGCCATT CCTCTGTGATAGCAGCCTTTGAGAAGAACGAGTTCTTTGACAGCTGTGTCACCAAAGAAATGTTCTTTCTAACTCTTCACgatgctctgctggctgctttggCGAGGCATCAAAAGCCAGATGAGATAGAACTTACTGCAGAAGAGCATGCTGAAAAGCTACAAGCTGAAGATGAGATG gaaataaatttGCTTATGGAGAAGAATGGAGGCTTCTTCTCTGCAAGGAAGCCTAACAGCAAACTCCTGCGTGAAGAGCCAATATCAGATAACTCATACTCAGCCCAGAATGCAGCAGAGTCAAGCTCTCACCTGCAGTTTGAAACTCTGTCCCTTCAACTGAATTTCTAG
- the SLC26A8 gene encoding testis anion transporter 1 isoform X4 → MAYKVFAIHLKGMQRHRGACMGLVLCTSWICRRQSRFRVFSACRDLRVAMWLLFLQSMRSCKRAADMVVMKNFTHSLSYLILFRFSWESFKKIIYKRFPILSWLFSYQFREWILKDLHAGLNVGLVQVPQDFCFLGLLGVWLAGLPLPTINGFLSAFCCSVLYVVFGSSHHISIGSFSILNLVVKNILKSLDLNKTLSFNSSLVNFSDPTLLKGYVETLALTASVTFMTGIIQLLLGCFCLKSVTAYLPKALIDAYLSAAALLVIVSQFTFIFDIVLDIHKGSRDIFYNAFYYFLALPKSNATSILLFLLSMAMLQISKAIRITYLHSPVAFPMELLLIITATIIANCIHLHAESSSAVLSMIPQRFLPPTLPDLSNLSKIILHAFSLAIVSCFLLVFIGEKYALLHNYSISSSQELIAVGLCNICSSFFRSFAVSCAISGTVIQEKAGGRTQIAALMGASIMLVIALKLGHFFQMIPNSVLAAIVVFNMLPFLEKLLDIPTLWRKDKYHLAIWLGTFAAVLCLGLDIGLLIALAIAFFIISIRTHRMKMVELGQIPNTNIYRSLSICRAMDMKTVPLNPNEIRALVSANLSDISVESKDFKCSCVCDPPLPPPRIPYTEKLVKSYHVDSNSTSSSVNLVRWSEYGVRQNCGMLLLGAANAQSASPGIKTQLQAGKNEDEGKQAGVSPSSAVGNTSAQLDQEEQPVHLPSPVHTIILDFSMVQFVDLQGSDLLRQIFHMFFNIGITVLIAGCHSSVIAAFEKNEFFDSCVTKEMFFLTLHDALLAALARHQKPDEIELTAEEHAEKLQAEDEMEINLLMEKNGGFFSARKPNSKLLREEPISDNSYSAQNAAESSSHLQFETLSLQLNF, encoded by the exons ATGGCATACAAAGTATTCGCGATTCATCTGAAAGGAATGCAAAGGCACAGGGGTGCCTGTATGGGACTCGTGTTGTGCACCAGCTGGATCTGCAGAAGGCAAAGCAGGTTCAGAGTATTCAGTGCCTGCAGAGATCTGAGAGTAGCAATGTGGCTTCTATTCCTGCAGAGTATGAGGTCATGCAAGAGGGCTGCAGACATGGTTGTCATGAAGAACTTTACACACAGCTTATCTTATCTGATTCTTTTCAGGTTCTCCTGGGAAAGTTTCAAAAAGATTATATACAAGAGGTTCCCTATCCTGAGTTGGCTTTTTTCCTATCAGTTCAGAGAGTGGATCTTGAAGGACCTCCATGCAGGCCTAAATGTTGGGTTGGTTCAGGTTCCTCAAG ATTTTTGCTTTCTAGGGCTGTTAGGAGTTTGGCTGGCTGGCTTACCTCTACCAACAATCAATGGCTTCCTTTCTGcattctgctgctcagtgctgtacGTTGTATTTGGAAGTTCACATCACATCTCAATTG GCTCATTCAGCATCCTAAATCTAGTGGTGAAAAATATTCTCAAGTCCCTTGATCTCAACAAAACGTTGTCCTTTAACAGTTCACTGGTCAATTTTTCAGACCCTACACTTTTGAAAGGTTACGTGGAGACCTTGGCACTCACTGCGTCAGTGACATTTATGACTGGCATAATTCAG TTACTGCTAGGCTGCTTCTGCCTGAAGTCTGTAACAGCATACTTGCCAAAGGCTCTCATTGATGCTTacctctctgcagcagcattgcTTGTCATTGTATCACAGTTCACTTTTATCTTTGACATTGTGCTTGACATCCATAAGGGCTCTCGAGACATTTTTTAT AATGCGTTCTATTATTTCCTGGCTCTCCCAAAGTCTAATGCCACCAGCATACTGCTATTTTTGCTTAGCATGGCCATGCTACAAATCAGTAAAGCTATCCGGATAACTTATCTTCATAGTCCTGTTGCATTTCCAATGGAGCTTCTCTTG atcATCACAGCTACCATTATTGCCAATTGTATTCATCTTCACGCTGAATctagcagtgctgtgctcagtatGATTCCTCAGAG GTTTCTACCTCCTACACTGCCAGATTTATCAAACCTGAGCAAGATCATCTTGCATGCTTTCTCCCTTGCTATTGTAAGCTGcttccttcttgttttcattgGAGAGAAGTATGCTTTGCTTCATAACTACAGCATTTCCAGCAGTCAG GAACTAATAGCTGTGGGGCTTTGCAATATTTGCAGTTCGTTTTTCAGAAGCTTTGCTGTCAGCTGTGCTATTTCTGGAACTGTCATCCAAGAGAAGGCGGGTGGAAGAACCCAG ATAGCAGCACTGATGGGAGCATCTATAATGCTGGTGATTGCATTGAAACTAGGACACTTTTTCCAGATGATACCTAAT AGCGTGCTGGCTGCTATTGTAGTATTTAACATGCTACCTTTTCTTGAAAAACTTCTGGACATTCCTACCCTGTGGAGAAAGGATAAGTATCATTTA GCTATTTGGCTTGGAActtttgctgcagtgctttgtctTGGTCTTGATATTGGTTTACTGATCGCCCTGGCAATTGCATTCTTCATAATCAGCATCAGGACACACAG AATGAAGATGGTGGAGCTGGGACAGATTCCAAACACGAATATTTATAGAAGTTTATCCATCTGCAGAGCC atggACATGAAAACAGTGCCTCTAAATCCAAATGAAATTAGAGCCTTAGTTTCAGCTAATCTGTCTGACATTTCAGTGGAAAGCAAAGATTTTAAATGCTCTTGTGTCTGTGATCCACCCTTACCACCACCTCGG ATACCATATACAGAGAAACTGGTGAAGTCATATCATGTAGACAGTAATTCCACGTCATCTTCAGTTAACTTGGTACGTTGGTCAGAGTACGGAGTTAGACAGAACTGTGGGATGCTCTTGCTGGGAGCAGCTAATGCGCAGTCTGCGTCTCCAGGCATTAAAACACAACTTCAGGCTGGAAAAAATGAGGACGAAGGGAAACAAGCTGGTGTTTCACCGAGCTCTGCAGTAGGTAATACCTCAGCACAATTAGATCAGGAAGAACAGCCAGTACATTTGCCAAGTCCGGTTCACACCATTATTTTGGACTTCAGTATGGTCCAGTTTGTGGATTTGCAAGGTTCAGACTTACTACGACAG ATCTTCCATATGTTTTTCAATATCGGCATTACAGTCCTTATAGCTGGCTGCCATT CCTCTGTGATAGCAGCCTTTGAGAAGAACGAGTTCTTTGACAGCTGTGTCACCAAAGAAATGTTCTTTCTAACTCTTCACgatgctctgctggctgctttggCGAGGCATCAAAAGCCAGATGAGATAGAACTTACTGCAGAAGAGCATGCTGAAAAGCTACAAGCTGAAGATGAGATG gaaataaatttGCTTATGGAGAAGAATGGAGGCTTCTTCTCTGCAAGGAAGCCTAACAGCAAACTCCTGCGTGAAGAGCCAATATCAGATAACTCATACTCAGCCCAGAATGCAGCAGAGTCAAGCTCTCACCTGCAGTTTGAAACTCTGTCCCTTCAACTGAATTTCTAG